The following are encoded together in the Hoplias malabaricus isolate fHopMal1 chromosome 3, fHopMal1.hap1, whole genome shotgun sequence genome:
- the LOC136691435 gene encoding odorant receptor 131-2-like, translated as MNSSLNQLGTPGFGEFVRIPIIFILGFSIICINGTFVFTFFKSSVFYRDPRYILYVHLVINDVLMVGVSVTLYIMSFSLQNVNLCVCCLLLFIASTTHKNTPLNLAGMAVERYIAICKPLHHPQICTVRRTYVLICLIWEAGFIPSLTDLIIARIIRPFSIFDSITYCAPSFLYSSLYHEQKNMAVQCIYMSLVWIIIVFTYCRVLVTARKMSTDKVSAKKAQSTILLHGVQLLLCMLSYTTPVLDIILVLIIPTQKRNIVFCTYLLTNIVPRLLSPLIYGIRDQTFVKHMRKNFLGKILVVKIESYK; from the coding sequence ATGAACTCATCACTGAATCAACTTGGCACACCAGGGTTTGGGGAATTTGTCAGAAtcccaatcatttttattttaggaTTTTCCATAATCTGTATCAATGGGACATTTGTTTTCACATTCTTCAAAAGTTCTGTCTTCTACAGAGATCCAAGATATATTTTGTATGTGCATTTAGTCATTAATGACGTTCTCATGGTCGGTGTCTCAGTGACTTTGTATATAATGTCATTTAGCTTGCAAAATGTAAACTTATGCGTCTGTTGCTTGTTACTCTTCATAGCCTCAACAACTCACAAGAACACACCACTGAACTTGGCTGGAATGGCAGTAGAGCGCTACATTGCCATCTGTAAACCTCTGCATCACCCTCAGATCTGTACAGTGCGCAGAACCTATGTCCTCATCTGTTTAATATGGGAAGCTGGATTCATTCCGTCTCTGACAGACTTAATTATTGCCCGCATCATTcgtcctttttccattttcgACAGCATCACTTACTGTGCGCCATCATTTCTGTACAGCTCTCTTTACCATGAGCAGAAAAACATGGCTGTACAGTGCATTTATATGTCACTTGTATGGATTATTATTGTTTTCACCTATTGCAGAGTGCTGGTCACAGCTAGAAAAATGTCAACGGACAAAGTGTCAGCTAAAAAGGCCCAGAGCACCATTCTTTTGCACGGAGTGCAGCTGTTGCTTTGTATGTTGTCCTACACCACTCCTGTGCTTGACATCATTCTTGTCCTTATCATCCCAACTCAGAAAAGAAATATTGTATTTTGTACATACTTGCTCACAAACATTGTTCCACGGCTGCTGAGCCCTTTGATTTACGGCATTAGAGATCAAACATTTGTCAAACACATGAGAAAAAACTTCCTAGGAAAAATATTAGTTGTGAAAATTGAATCATACAAATAA